The DNA region AGTTTCGGGGACATGCTGGTGCGGATGGTCTCGGCCAGGCGCGACAGGCCGAAGGGCAGGCGGTCGGCCGCGCACAGCGCGCCGAGCAGGACCATGTTCGCGGCCTGGGGCGCTCCGGCCTCGCGGCCGAGCGAAAGGATCGGCAGGAAGTAGGCCTC from Alkalidesulfovibrio alkalitolerans DSM 16529 includes:
- a CDS encoding 2-oxoacid:acceptor oxidoreductase family protein — translated: EAYFLPILSLGREAGAPQAANMVLLGALCAADRLPFGLSRLAETIRTSMSPKLHDINLKAIELGARALCEAKAA